A single genomic interval of Anser cygnoides isolate HZ-2024a breed goose chromosome 7, Taihu_goose_T2T_genome, whole genome shotgun sequence harbors:
- the EMX2 gene encoding homeobox protein EMX2 isoform X1, protein MFQPAPKRCFTIESLVAKDSPLPASRSEDPIRPAALSYANSSPMNPFLNGFHSTGRGVYSNPDLVFAEAVSHPPNPAVPVHPVPPPHALAAHPLPASHSTHPLFASQQRDPSTFYPWLIHRYRYLGQRFQGNETSPESFLLHNALARKPKRIRTAFSPSQLLRLEHAFEKNHYVVGAERKQLAHSLSLTETQVKVWFQNRRTKFKRQKLEEEGSDSQQKKKGTHHINRWRIATKQASPEEIDVTSDD, encoded by the exons ATGTTTCAGCCCGCACCCAAGCGGTGTTTCACCATCGAGTCGCTGGTGGCCAAAGACAGCCCCTTGCCCGCGTCTCGCTCCGAGGATCCTATCCGGCCGGCGGCGCTGAGCTATGCCAATTCCAGCCCGATGAACCCTTTTCTCAACGGCTTCCACTCCACCGGCAGGGGGGTCTACTCCAACCCGGACTTGGTCTTTGCAGAGGCCGTCTCGCACCCGCCGAACCCGGCCGTGCCGGTCCATcccgtgccccctccccacgccctGGCCGCCCACCCGCTGCCCGCCTCGCACTCCACGCACCCGCTCTTCGCCTCGCAGCAGAGGGACCCCTCCACCTTCTACCCCTGGCTAATACACCGCTACCGGTATCTGGGCCAGAGGTTCCAAG GGAATGAAACCAGCCCGGAGAGCTTCCTATTGCACAACGCACTGGCCAGGAAACCCAAACGGATCCGTACAGCTTTCTCCCCATCCCAATTACTGAGACTGGAACATGCCTTTGAGAAGAACCATTATGTAGTaggagcagagagaaaacagctggCACACAGCCTCAGCCTCACGGAAACTCAG GTAAAAGTATGGTTTCAGAACAGGAGGACGAAGTTCAAGCGGCAAAAGTTGGAGGAGGAAGGTTCAGACtcacaacagaagaaaaaagggactCATCACATTAACCGGTGGAGGATCGCCACCAAACAAGCCAGTCCAGAAGAAATCGACGTCACGTCGgacgattaa
- the EMX2 gene encoding homeobox protein EMX2 isoform X2 → MFQPAPKRCFTIESLVAKDSPLPASRSEDPIRPAALSYANSSPMNPFLNGFHSTGRGVYSNPDLVFAEAVSHPPNPAVPVHPVPPPHALAAHPLPASHSTHPLFASQQRDPSTFYPWLIHRYRYLGQRFQGKSMVSEQEDEVQAAKVGGGRFRLTTEEKRDSSH, encoded by the exons ATGTTTCAGCCCGCACCCAAGCGGTGTTTCACCATCGAGTCGCTGGTGGCCAAAGACAGCCCCTTGCCCGCGTCTCGCTCCGAGGATCCTATCCGGCCGGCGGCGCTGAGCTATGCCAATTCCAGCCCGATGAACCCTTTTCTCAACGGCTTCCACTCCACCGGCAGGGGGGTCTACTCCAACCCGGACTTGGTCTTTGCAGAGGCCGTCTCGCACCCGCCGAACCCGGCCGTGCCGGTCCATcccgtgccccctccccacgccctGGCCGCCCACCCGCTGCCCGCCTCGCACTCCACGCACCCGCTCTTCGCCTCGCAGCAGAGGGACCCCTCCACCTTCTACCCCTGGCTAATACACCGCTACCGGTATCTGGGCCAGAGGTTCCAAG GTAAAAGTATGGTTTCAGAACAGGAGGACGAAGTTCAAGCGGCAAAAGTTGGAGGAGGAAGGTTCAGACtcacaacagaagaaaaaagggactCATCACATTAA